One window from the genome of Candidatus Synechococcus calcipolaris G9 encodes:
- the pstC gene encoding phosphate ABC transporter permease subunit PstC, translating into MTPSEQSPDTINPYAIEARKNARYYLDQVFYYTTMAFALSIAVALVWIIIQIGLTAMPSIQKFGLGFLFSTTWDPVRNIYGVMPQIYGTIVSAIIALIIAVPLGLGIAVFLSEDFLPPVISTPIAFAIELLAAIPSVVIGLWGIFVLIPFLVPFYNFLYAHFSWIPLFSTSPRGNSLLTLGLVLGFMILPLITSISRGTLISLPPHLRQGSMALGATRWETIIRVLIPAGFSGIVGSVMLALGRAMGETMAAAMLVGNANRINISILEPGSTIASLIASQFGEASRDQVAALLYAGLVLMILTLMVNILAEIIIKKFQNVER; encoded by the coding sequence ATGACCCCTTCGGAACAATCCCCGGATACGATTAACCCCTACGCGATCGAGGCACGCAAAAACGCCCGTTACTACCTCGATCAGGTGTTTTATTACACCACCATGGCCTTTGCCCTGTCCATAGCCGTTGCCCTTGTCTGGATTATTATTCAGATTGGCCTCACCGCCATGCCATCCATCCAAAAATTTGGCCTCGGCTTTCTTTTCTCCACTACCTGGGATCCGGTTCGTAATATCTACGGGGTCATGCCCCAGATATACGGCACCATTGTCAGTGCCATCATTGCCCTGATTATTGCCGTACCCCTGGGTTTAGGGATTGCGGTGTTTCTCAGTGAAGACTTTTTACCCCCGGTGATCAGCACCCCCATTGCCTTTGCCATTGAGCTTTTAGCCGCTATCCCCAGTGTGGTCATTGGTCTGTGGGGTATTTTTGTGCTGATTCCCTTCCTGGTCCCCTTTTACAATTTCCTCTACGCCCATTTTAGCTGGATTCCCCTCTTTAGCACCTCCCCCCGCGGCAACAGTCTCCTCACCCTGGGTTTGGTTTTAGGGTTCATGATTTTGCCCCTGATTACCTCCATTTCTAGGGGAACACTCATTTCCTTGCCTCCCCACCTACGCCAGGGTTCCATGGCCCTGGGGGCAACCCGCTGGGAAACCATTATCCGGGTACTCATTCCCGCCGGTTTTTCCGGGATTGTTGGCTCGGTGATGCTAGCTCTGGGTCGCGCCATGGGAGAAACAATGGCCGCCGCCATGCTCGTGGGAAATGCCAATCGGATTAATATTTCCATTTTGGAACCTGGCTCAACCATTGCCTCCCTGATTGCCTCCCAGTTTGGGGAAGCAAGTCGGGATCAAGTGGCGGCACTACTGTACGCGGGCTTGGTACTGATGATTCTCACCCTAATGGTCAATATCCTGGCGGAAATCATCATCAAGAAATTCCAAAACGTTGAGCGATAG